In one window of Echeneis naucrates chromosome 17, fEcheNa1.1, whole genome shotgun sequence DNA:
- the gorasp1a gene encoding Golgi reassembly-stacking protein 1a isoform X1, translating into MGLSQSSEGPEGGTYGYHVHGVQPNSPAEKAGLQPFFDFILSLDNKRLNEENDLLKELLKANMEKGVKMEVYSTKSTKVRELEVVPSNMWGGQGLLGASVRFCSYQGANENVWHVLDVEVSSPAALAGLQAHSDYIVGADQVLQDSEDFFSLIEAHEGKPLKLLVYSTLTDACREAVVTPNGAWGGEGSLGCGIGYGYLHRIPANSNASAEKPSTSVPEERPLPVLPTHGFTEAPLMAPSSQSEDLEHVTLQEARLPPTIQRVMDPDSDVAVLNPDAADLADRLDLSMSSIDMTNTSLAMHEEKDSEISGVEELENSTLLSSADNHTESQDLSSALASTGVLWDSGITPAGLAPESTDPSFLNESSESPGPPVSDFCLPVDAPNPPAETSVPAEDPPCLSPVDLMQPSAVDKWMADDFPAQAVEDAAVLVEESADPVELDPTQECTHEHDEDPQEPHLE; encoded by the exons ATGGGACTGTCCCAGAGTTCAGAAGGACCGGAGGGAGGTACCTATGGGTATCATGTGCACGGA GTGCAGCCAAATTCTCCTGCAGAAAAGGCTGGACTGCAACCCTTCTTTGACTTCATTCTGTCTCTGGACAACAAGAGACTT AATGAGGAGAACGACCTTCTGAAGGAGCTCCTGAAGGCCAACATGGAAAAGGGAGTGAAGATGGAAGTGTACAGCACTAAAAGCACAAAGGTTCGTGAGCTGGAGGTGGTTCCCAGTAACATGTGGGGCGGGCAGGGCCTGCTGGGTGCCAGTGTTCGTTTCTGCAGCTACCAAGGAGCCAACGAGAATGTCTGGCACGTACTG GATGTGGAAGTGAGTTCACCTGCTGCACTTGCTGGACTTCAAGCACACAGTGACTACATCGTTGGAGCGGATCAGGTGCTGCAAGAT TCAGAAGACTTCTTTTCACTGATCGAGGCCCATGAAGGGAAGCCCCTGAAGCTGCTGGTGTACAGCACTCTAACAGATGCCTGCAGAGAGGCGGTGGTCACACCTAACGGAGCATGGGGAGGGGAGGGCAG TTTGGGATGTGGCATTGGTTATGGCTATCTGCACCGAATTCCTGCAAACTCCAACGCCTCGGCTGAAAAGCCTTCCACCTCTGTTCCCGAGGAAAGACCCTTGCCTGTGCTGCCAACACATGGATTCACAGAG GCACCATTAATGGCTCCTTCCAGCCAAAGTGAAGACCTAGAGCATGTCACCCTCCAGGAAGCTCGTCTTCCTCCAACCATCCAGAGAGTCATGGATCCTG ACTCTGACGTGGCAGTGTTGAACCCTGACGCCGCAGATTTGGCTGACAGACTGGATCTGTCCATGTCATCCATCGACATGACCAACACTTCACTGGCTATGCATGAGGAGAAGGACAGTGAAATCTCTGGTGTTG aggagctggagaacaGCACGTTGCTCTCATCAGCAGATAACCACACTGAGTCACAGGACCTCAGCTCCGCTCTCGCTTCCACTGGTGTTTTGTGGGATTCGGGCATCACCCCAGCTGGCCTGGCCCCAGAGTCCACAGACCCAAGCTTTCTGAATGAGTCTAGTGAGAGCCCAGGCCCACCTGTAAGTGATTTCTGTCTCCCAGTGGACGCACCTAACCCTCCTGCTGAGACTTCTGTCCCAGCCGAAGaccctccctgtctgtctcctgttgATCTTATGCAGCCCTCAGCTGTTGACAAGTGGATGGCAGACGACTTTCCTGCTCAGGCTGTTGAGGATGCAGCAGTATTGGTGGAAGAGTCTGCAGACCCTGTAGAGTTGGATCCTACTCAGGAGTGCACCCATGAGCATGATGAAGACCCACAAGAACCACATCTCGAGTAA
- the gorasp1a gene encoding Golgi reassembly-stacking protein 1a isoform X2: MGLSQSSEGPEGGTYGYHVHGVQPNSPAEKAGLQPFFDFILSLDNKRLNEENDLLKELLKANMEKGVKMEVYSTKSTKVRELEVVPSNMWGGQGLLGASVRFCSYQGANENVWHVLDVEVSSPAALAGLQAHSDYIVGADQVLQDSEDFFSLIEAHEGKPLKLLVYSTLTDACREAVVTPNGAWGGEGSLGCGIGYGYLHRIPANSNASAEKPSTSVPEERPLPVLPTHGFTEAPLMAPSSQSEDLEHVTLQEARLPPTIQRVMDPGFTDSDVAVLNPDAADLADRLDLSMSSIDMTNTSLAMHEEKDSEISGVEELENSTLLSSADNHTESQDLSSALASTGVLWDSGITPAGLAPESTDPSFLNESSESPGPPVSDFCLPVDAPNPPAETSVPAEDPPCLSPVDLMQPSAVDKWMADDFPAQAVEDAAVLVEESADPVELDPTQECTHEHDEDPQEPHLE; encoded by the exons ATGGGACTGTCCCAGAGTTCAGAAGGACCGGAGGGAGGTACCTATGGGTATCATGTGCACGGA GTGCAGCCAAATTCTCCTGCAGAAAAGGCTGGACTGCAACCCTTCTTTGACTTCATTCTGTCTCTGGACAACAAGAGACTT AATGAGGAGAACGACCTTCTGAAGGAGCTCCTGAAGGCCAACATGGAAAAGGGAGTGAAGATGGAAGTGTACAGCACTAAAAGCACAAAGGTTCGTGAGCTGGAGGTGGTTCCCAGTAACATGTGGGGCGGGCAGGGCCTGCTGGGTGCCAGTGTTCGTTTCTGCAGCTACCAAGGAGCCAACGAGAATGTCTGGCACGTACTG GATGTGGAAGTGAGTTCACCTGCTGCACTTGCTGGACTTCAAGCACACAGTGACTACATCGTTGGAGCGGATCAGGTGCTGCAAGAT TCAGAAGACTTCTTTTCACTGATCGAGGCCCATGAAGGGAAGCCCCTGAAGCTGCTGGTGTACAGCACTCTAACAGATGCCTGCAGAGAGGCGGTGGTCACACCTAACGGAGCATGGGGAGGGGAGGGCAG TTTGGGATGTGGCATTGGTTATGGCTATCTGCACCGAATTCCTGCAAACTCCAACGCCTCGGCTGAAAAGCCTTCCACCTCTGTTCCCGAGGAAAGACCCTTGCCTGTGCTGCCAACACATGGATTCACAGAG GCACCATTAATGGCTCCTTCCAGCCAAAGTGAAGACCTAGAGCATGTCACCCTCCAGGAAGCTCGTCTTCCTCCAACCATCCAGAGAGTCATGGATC ctggtttcACAGACTCTGACGTGGCAGTGTTGAACCCTGACGCCGCAGATTTGGCTGACAGACTGGATCTGTCCATGTCATCCATCGACATGACCAACACTTCACTGGCTATGCATGAGGAGAAGGACAGTGAAATCTCTGGTGTTG aggagctggagaacaGCACGTTGCTCTCATCAGCAGATAACCACACTGAGTCACAGGACCTCAGCTCCGCTCTCGCTTCCACTGGTGTTTTGTGGGATTCGGGCATCACCCCAGCTGGCCTGGCCCCAGAGTCCACAGACCCAAGCTTTCTGAATGAGTCTAGTGAGAGCCCAGGCCCACCTGTAAGTGATTTCTGTCTCCCAGTGGACGCACCTAACCCTCCTGCTGAGACTTCTGTCCCAGCCGAAGaccctccctgtctgtctcctgttgATCTTATGCAGCCCTCAGCTGTTGACAAGTGGATGGCAGACGACTTTCCTGCTCAGGCTGTTGAGGATGCAGCAGTATTGGTGGAAGAGTCTGCAGACCCTGTAGAGTTGGATCCTACTCAGGAGTGCACCCATGAGCATGATGAAGACCCACAAGAACCACATCTCGAGTAA